The genome window GACCATCGAGCGTGTCTCCGTCGCGGGCAGCTGCACAACTGTGAATCTGCATCTGCCGATAGGTATGGATCCCTCGGTGATCGAGAGCCGTGCCTGGGTGTTCCAGCAGCTATTTGGGCCGACTGCCCAATTGGTCAATGACAAGGCAGGAAGATTCCGGCTGCAGATCCCCAAAGAGCTGCCAACCAAGGTGGCGTATAACTTGGAGATCGCCCGCGCAGCTATGAAGAAAACAGAAGGCTTTGCCCTTTACATCGGGGAGGCATACAACGGTAGCGTGGCCGTCGACCTCAAACAAATGCCGCATGTCGGACTGGTCGGCGTCACCGGCTGGGGCAAGTCGACGGCCCTGCGTGTAATCCTGAACACCTGGCTGCAGGTATATGGTCCGGATCGGCTCCGGCTGTTTCTGGGAGATCTCAAAATGACGGAGTTTGGTCTTTATCGAAATGTACCGCATGTGGAGGGAAATATCGCAGTGAGACGATCGGAAGTAGTCGCAATGCTGGCAGAAGTTCTCGACGTTTTACGATATCGTCAGGAACGGTTTCATGATGTTGACGCGACGGATCTGGACGAATACGAGGAGTTGACCGGTGAGCGCCTGCCGAACGTAGTGGTATGTATCGATGAAGTGGCCAGCCTTGAGGGAGAAACTGCAGCTCACGACGTTCTGGAGGAGATCGGCCAGCTGGGTAGAAGCTTTGGCGTCTTCCTGGTGCTCTCACAGCAACGGGTTGACAGGGAAGTGATGGACGGCAAGCTCAAAAACAACCTAAACGTGCGGATCGCCTATCGGATGAGCGACGACCTGAACAGCCGAATGCTCCTGGGGAAGCCAGACGCTGCAGACCTCCAGGTGAAAGGCAGGTGCTTTGTCAAAGATGCCACGCATATGCGAGAAGTGCAAACTCCCTGGCTTGCACCAAAGGAAGCCAGGGCACAGATCGTAGAAATAAAAAAGCGCTTTGCCGGGGTCAAGAAGATACCACTGATCCCTCCGATCAACCCCGACATTCCGCAGTCGGTTGAGCTGGACCAACAAGAAAGTAACGAGCTGCGGGAGCTTCTGCAAGCCCTAATGGATCAGGAGGTGCAATCCCATGCGAGCACGCGATAGGGCTATTCTGAAAGACCTCGATCGTTTTCGTTGCTTATCTCGGGACGACATTATCAGGCTCCATTTCGGCGGGATCCGGGATGGCGTGAACGCGGCCAACCGGGTGCTGCGTCGTCTGCGCGATCGCGGAGAGGTCGAGCTTATTACCAGCCAGGCACCGTACGTGTATGCCGTGAAGCCCTCCCCGATCAAGCGTGATTCTCAAAAGATCCCACACTATTTGGAGATTGCTGCCGTGTACCATCAAATGGCGCAGCTGCGTGCGCCGGATATTTTCGTTCCGGAGCCAAAGTACGGTAAGGGGCTGCCTGAACCTGATATTTTTGCTCTCTGGGGTAAGCCGTTATATATTGAAGTGCAGCGAAACCAGTTTACGCCAGGAGTGTGGCATGACAAATTTGCGAAGTACCGCACGCTTTTCCACCGCGGTGAAGTAGCCCGCGAACCTTGGCAGAACAAAAACGCACCTGTTTTTCCCTGGCTGATTATCTTGACCGAGAATCGGATCCCAGTGCCAGAATGTCTGCCGTTTCGGGTTTTTCAAGTGCGGAACATCAATGAGCTAATTAAAAACTGATAAGATTAACGCTACAATAATCCCTTCACTGTTTGAGAACTACGAAATAAAAAAGTCGCCTGATGAAGGCGACTGTTCTACTTTTCTTTTCCTTTCCACCACAGCAATCCCAACAAAATCGCCAACACCACTAGTATGCCTGTCATGATCCAATCTTTTTGGGTTATTGCGTAAGTTAGGCCAGCGAGTAAGAATGGAAGGATTACTACTTCACGAAATTTATCAACGAAGAGGTTGGTCTTCTTCTTCTGAGGTTCTTCACTAATAGAAGCAGCAATAGCGTCTACCGTTGGCGTGCCCTTCATAAACTCCATCGTTTCCTCGAAAGCACTTTCAACCATTTTGTCGATCAGAGCTGTTTCCTTCTCAAGAAAAGCAATAAAAGTATCAATAACTTCTTTGCTTGGTTCCTTCTTGTGTTTCTCTCGATATAACTGCTTTAGCGAATCGATAAGGTAAGCTATGTACTGCTGGCGGGTGATTTGAAACAACTGAAGGCTTTTTATATCTCTTTGGTTAGCAGCCATTTATTTGAGACCTACAGTTGTACTTCTTTTTGAAACAGATCAAGAATTTTTGCGGTTTTCCCCTGGAGATTTGCAAATAGTGACTTTTGGAATAACAAGATGTGATCCTCAGTCACGCTCTCAATCCCATTCTCCCGCAAAAATTCGTTTATTTCCTTATCAAGATGGATCTTAGATGTCACTACACCCGTTTCGCCAACATACTTTGCTTCTTCTCGCACATTGTAAGGCTTTTCGACGCCATTTACTTCAGTCAAGACTAACTGGCAAACGCGTAATCCAGCAATTATCTGGATAGGATGTGAAGAGAAATTGCTTATTACCAATGGCAGGTTCCCTTCATAGCCTGGATTTGCAAAAGAAGACATCGCCACATCCAGGCCGAGTCTAGCCAAACTGCTACGATTATGTATGTTACCTGCTAGCGTAGAAGGCAATTTAACGTATTCACGAGTATACCCTTGAATTGTTTCACGCGGTTTCAGATAAAAGGGCTTCTTGAATAGATCAATCTCTTCATAATTATCTGAATTATCAACCATAGGATTAGAAGCGATGTTCTTGGTTGCTTTTTTAATGACATGTCCTAGGGTCAAATCAATTGATGCAGGGCCGACGTTTTTATCGTCAAACGGCTCAATATGCAGTAAGCCGCTCTCTACATATTGGGCTATTTTTGTATCCCCAAGTATCATAGTGATCTTCCCATCTATTAAATTTCGATACCCTCAATATATCGGTTCTCTAACTACCTGTCTATATTTTTCCATTCGCATGGGTCATCTGTCATAATTTGTTCGTAATTCGTTCGTCCCAAATCAACAAAAAACTCCACAGTAGTTAAACTGCGGAGTAGCTTTAAATAAGCATTTCTATACCCTAACATCAACAATGCGATCCATATTGACCCACTGGACGTCTGTGTCATTTACAATCTTGATTCGACGCCCTTGTTGATCGATCCATTTCACGGCGCCCCACATGGAGCAGGTCGATCCGAGGTTGCCTTTCACCTGTCTCCACCAGGTTACTGTGATAGCGTAATCCTCCCTTGCGGAATCACGGATCGAATAATGAAAGCTCTCCAGTTCGTCCTGTTCGATTACCGGCATGGAAACCAGTTTCTCGTCTTCTTTAAGCTGCAGGTATAGCTCCCTTTGCTCCGGTAATACAAAACGCATAGAAAAAGGATTCTCTATCTTGCTTGCCATCTGCCCTGCTCCTTTCGTTCCCACGCCTCCAGCACCGTCATGGTGTCCGGTGCGGATCGCTGCCACTCGATATACTCCTCTTTCGCAAGAACTTCAAGCACAGTCATGATGCCTCCTCTGTTGCGCCCAGTTTTGATGCACAATTCGTCCACCGTTGGCGTCCTACGTCTCCCAGCTGAGTAGTTGGCGATTACGCGCAGGACTTTTCTCTCGATATCAGACAGCACGGCTGCTCACCACCGGTGCAACAGCGAGAATGTTGTCAATGACAAAGACCCTCGGTGCCTTACGTGTGAGGCAATATGCTTTCAGGCGATCCCCTACAACCTCCAGCGGCCGTAAGGTTCGCATTGTGGTCTGGCCTTCCTGGCCCAAATATATGATCTGAACATGTTGTTGATGGTCTATGGCGCGTTGTAGTTCCTTTACCACATTGTTCGCCTCCGAATAAGAACGTTTGTTCTGTATTATATGCGAACAACATGCGAACATGCAAATGAAAAATGCTCCACTTTAGGAAGGGAGCATATCAGGCTAGTTATGTTTCCTCTATGTACTCATTTGGTTCTTCTTTACCTTCCAGTTATTTTTACAGTCTTTACAGTGATTGTATTTTGGAAGAAAGAAAGCAACCGGTGAAAGTAGAATTAAAAGTGCCGCTAAAAAAAGAACAGGGAAGAGAATGAGGCCGACCCATATCAAGCATCCTCCAGAACCAAACAAGATAAAAAA of Brevibacillus choshinensis contains these proteins:
- a CDS encoding WYL domain-containing protein encodes the protein MFACCSHIIQNKRSYSEANNVVKELQRAIDHQQHVQIIYLGQEGQTTMRTLRPLEVVGDRLKAYCLTRKAPRVFVIDNILAVAPVVSSRAV
- the dcd gene encoding dCTP deaminase, which gives rise to MILGDTKIAQYVESGLLHIEPFDDKNVGPASIDLTLGHVIKKATKNIASNPMVDNSDNYEEIDLFKKPFYLKPRETIQGYTREYVKLPSTLAGNIHNRSSLARLGLDVAMSSFANPGYEGNLPLVISNFSSHPIQIIAGLRVCQLVLTEVNGVEKPYNVREEAKYVGETGVVTSKIHLDKEINEFLRENGIESVTEDHILLFQKSLFANLQGKTAKILDLFQKEVQL
- a CDS encoding FtsK/SpoIIIE domain-containing protein; its protein translation is MNVLESVTTALDDFLQDIFREIVIELFGGTMFGGLPSVRLADGLYFLAKGFTTACVLTYCALKVPGWVNDRIKVKERLVRGFIAAGIYMEKQRRDLGDGKIKSYRIFPTIERVSVAGSCTTVNLHLPIGMDPSVIESRAWVFQQLFGPTAQLVNDKAGRFRLQIPKELPTKVAYNLEIARAAMKKTEGFALYIGEAYNGSVAVDLKQMPHVGLVGVTGWGKSTALRVILNTWLQVYGPDRLRLFLGDLKMTEFGLYRNVPHVEGNIAVRRSEVVAMLAEVLDVLRYRQERFHDVDATDLDEYEELTGERLPNVVVCIDEVASLEGETAAHDVLEEIGQLGRSFGVFLVLSQQRVDREVMDGKLKNNLNVRIAYRMSDDLNSRMLLGKPDAADLQVKGRCFVKDATHMREVQTPWLAPKEARAQIVEIKKRFAGVKKIPLIPPINPDIPQSVELDQQESNELRELLQALMDQEVQSHASTR
- a CDS encoding YolD-like family protein; translated protein: MASKIENPFSMRFVLPEQRELYLQLKEDEKLVSMPVIEQDELESFHYSIRDSAREDYAITVTWWRQVKGNLGSTCSMWGAVKWIDQQGRRIKIVNDTDVQWVNMDRIVDVRV